One Cedecea neteri DNA segment encodes these proteins:
- the tdcD gene encoding propionate kinase, whose translation MNEYPVILTINCGSSSVKFSVLDELTLEPLLTGICEGINTEAARLIVNSGEPLKLAHSDYEDALAAIALELEKRNLTESVAYIGHRIAHGGAIFGESVLLTDDVVEQIRAVSPLAPLHNYANLSGVASAMQRFPGVPQVAVFDTSFHQTMRPEAYLYGLPYRYFKEHGVRRYGFHGTSHRYVSMQASEQPELKGRSSGLVIAHLGNGASVCAVVDGQSVDTSMGMTPLEGLIMGTRCGDVDFGAMVWLARQTGQSLDDLEQVANTESGLLGLSGISSDLRTLEKAWQQGDTRAELAINAFVHRIAKTIGGHATSLPSFDGLIFTGGIGENSALIRRLVIQHLRVFGFDLDEEKNMRPNSDGERVISTKNSAVLCAVIPTNEEKMIAIDARELGKASQLAEFA comes from the coding sequence ATGAATGAATATCCGGTAATATTAACCATAAATTGCGGTTCATCTTCGGTTAAATTTTCCGTGCTGGATGAATTAACCCTGGAGCCACTTTTAACGGGTATTTGCGAAGGCATAAATACCGAAGCCGCAAGGCTTATCGTTAATAGCGGCGAGCCGTTGAAGTTGGCGCATTCTGATTATGAGGATGCGCTGGCGGCAATCGCCCTCGAGCTAGAAAAACGTAATCTGACCGAAAGCGTGGCCTATATAGGCCACCGCATTGCGCACGGCGGGGCTATTTTTGGCGAGTCGGTATTGCTCACGGACGACGTCGTGGAGCAAATCCGCGCGGTCTCGCCTCTCGCACCGCTGCACAACTATGCCAACCTCAGTGGAGTGGCTTCGGCCATGCAGCGCTTCCCCGGTGTGCCGCAGGTTGCCGTATTTGATACCAGCTTTCATCAGACGATGCGCCCGGAAGCCTATCTCTACGGCCTGCCTTACCGCTATTTCAAAGAGCATGGCGTCAGGCGGTATGGGTTCCATGGGACCTCTCACCGCTATGTTTCCATGCAGGCAAGCGAGCAACCTGAACTGAAAGGGCGTTCATCGGGGCTGGTGATTGCTCATCTGGGTAACGGAGCTTCAGTGTGCGCGGTTGTTGACGGGCAAAGCGTTGATACCTCGATGGGGATGACGCCGCTGGAAGGGCTAATCATGGGGACACGCTGCGGCGATGTCGACTTTGGCGCGATGGTGTGGCTGGCAAGGCAGACCGGGCAATCGCTGGACGATCTTGAGCAGGTAGCAAACACCGAGTCAGGACTGCTGGGGCTTTCAGGAATATCTTCTGACTTAAGGACGCTGGAAAAAGCCTGGCAGCAGGGAGATACCCGTGCGGAGTTGGCTATCAACGCGTTTGTGCACCGCATTGCCAAAACCATCGGCGGGCACGCAACTTCGCTACCAAGTTTCGATGGGCTAATTTTTACCGGCGGCATTGGTGAAAACTCAGCGCTAATTCGCCGTCTGGTTATTCAACATTTGCGGGTATTCGGTTTCGACCTGGATGAAGAAAAAAATATGCGGCCTAATTCTGACGGCGAGCGTGTTATTTCAACGAAAAACTCAGCGGTACTGTGCGCGGTTATTCCGACTAACGAAGAAAAAATGATTGCTATTGATGCCCGGGAATTAGGCAAGGCATCGCAGCTTGCGGAATTCGCTTAA
- the pflB gene encoding formate C-acetyltransferase, translating into MKMDIDISHEDYAQAWQPFRGECWQHEINVRDFIQQNYTPYEGDDAFLVGATSGTTALWEKVMEGIRVENATHAPVDFDTNVATSITAHAPGYIIQQHEKIVGLQTDQPLKRALHPFGGINMIKSSFEAYGRKMDPEFEYQFTELRKTHNQGVFDVYSPDILRCRKSGVLTGLPDGYGRGRIIGDYRRVALYGIAYLVRERELQFADLQQKLERGEDLEATIRLREELAEHRHALLQIQDMAAGYGFDISRPASNAQEAIQWLYFAYLAAVKSQNGGAMSLGRTATFIDIYIERDIRSGLLNEQQAQELIDHFIMKIRMVRFLRTPEFDSLFSGDPIWATEVLGGMGQDGRTLVTKSTFRYLNTLYTMGPAPEPNLTILWSEALPKAFKVYAARVSIETSSLQYENDDLMRSDFASDDYAIACCVSPMVIGKQMQFFGARANLAKTLLYCINGGMDEKLKIQVGPKTPMLLDDVLDYDKVMTSLDSFMDWLAVQYVTALNLIHYMHDKYSYEASLMALHDRDVYRTMACGIAGLSVAVDSLSAIKHAVVKPVRDHTGLAVDFVIEGDYPQYGNNDDRVDAIACDLVERFMKKIQALPTYRDAVPTQSILTITSNVVYGQKTGNTPDGRRGGTPFAPGANPMHGRDTKGAVASLTSVAKLPFSYAKDGISYTFSIVPAALGKDDSVRRLNLVGLLDGYFHHDVKTEGGQHLNVNVLNREMLMDAIAHPENYPTLTIRVSGYAVRFNALTREQQQDVISRTFTQTL; encoded by the coding sequence ATGAAAATGGATATTGATATTTCCCATGAGGATTATGCTCAGGCCTGGCAGCCGTTCCGCGGGGAGTGCTGGCAGCATGAAATTAATGTTCGGGATTTTATCCAGCAAAACTACACGCCGTATGAGGGTGATGATGCGTTTCTGGTGGGGGCAACATCAGGGACGACGGCGCTATGGGAAAAGGTGATGGAGGGTATTCGCGTTGAAAATGCCACTCATGCCCCGGTCGATTTTGACACTAACGTGGCCACGTCCATTACCGCCCATGCCCCTGGTTACATTATTCAGCAGCATGAGAAAATTGTTGGCCTTCAGACGGACCAGCCGCTAAAGCGCGCGCTGCATCCTTTCGGCGGCATCAATATGATCAAAAGTTCGTTTGAAGCCTATGGCCGCAAAATGGACCCTGAGTTTGAGTATCAGTTTACCGAGCTGCGGAAAACGCACAATCAGGGCGTGTTTGACGTTTATTCGCCGGATATTCTGCGCTGCCGCAAGTCCGGCGTATTGACGGGTCTGCCGGATGGTTACGGGCGTGGCCGAATCATCGGCGATTACCGCCGCGTGGCGCTGTACGGCATCGCTTATCTGGTTCGCGAGCGCGAGCTGCAGTTTGCCGACCTGCAGCAGAAGCTTGAGCGCGGGGAAGATCTTGAAGCGACGATTCGTCTGCGTGAAGAGCTGGCGGAGCATCGCCACGCGCTGCTGCAAATTCAGGACATGGCCGCCGGATATGGTTTCGATATCTCGAGGCCGGCGAGCAACGCGCAGGAGGCGATTCAATGGCTTTATTTCGCCTATCTGGCGGCGGTGAAGTCGCAAAACGGCGGGGCGATGTCGCTAGGGCGCACCGCAACCTTTATTGATATTTATATCGAGCGCGATATTCGCTCTGGCCTGCTCAATGAGCAGCAGGCGCAGGAGCTGATTGACCACTTCATTATGAAAATCCGCATGGTGCGCTTCCTGCGCACGCCGGAGTTTGATTCGTTGTTCTCCGGGGATCCTATTTGGGCAACGGAAGTTTTAGGCGGAATGGGGCAGGATGGCCGTACTCTGGTGACCAAAAGCACCTTCCGCTATTTGAATACGCTTTACACCATGGGGCCTGCGCCGGAGCCTAATTTGACCATTCTTTGGTCTGAGGCGCTGCCGAAGGCGTTCAAGGTTTATGCCGCCAGGGTATCGATTGAAACCTCGTCGTTGCAGTATGAAAACGATGACCTGATGCGCAGCGATTTCGCCAGCGACGACTACGCGATTGCCTGCTGCGTTAGCCCGATGGTGATTGGCAAGCAGATGCAGTTCTTTGGCGCTCGTGCCAACCTGGCAAAAACGCTGCTGTACTGTATCAACGGCGGCATGGATGAAAAGCTGAAGATCCAGGTCGGGCCGAAAACGCCAATGTTGCTCGACGACGTGCTGGACTACGACAAGGTGATGACCAGCCTCGACAGCTTTATGGATTGGCTGGCGGTGCAGTACGTGACGGCCCTGAACCTGATCCACTACATGCACGATAAATACAGCTACGAAGCTTCGCTGATGGCGCTGCATGACCGGGATGTTTACCGCACTATGGCCTGCGGCATTGCCGGGCTTTCGGTGGCGGTGGATTCACTTTCTGCCATCAAACACGCTGTGGTTAAGCCGGTTCGTGACCACACCGGGCTGGCGGTGGATTTCGTGATTGAGGGAGACTATCCGCAGTATGGGAATAATGACGACCGCGTGGACGCCATCGCCTGCGATCTGGTTGAGCGTTTTATGAAGAAAATTCAGGCGCTGCCAACTTATCGTGATGCCGTGCCGACGCAGTCTATTCTGACCATTACGTCGAATGTGGTTTACGGGCAAAAAACGGGGAACACGCCGGATGGCCGCAGGGGAGGAACGCCGTTTGCGCCGGGTGCGAACCCGATGCATGGGCGAGACACCAAAGGCGCCGTGGCCTCGTTAACCTCCGTGGCTAAGCTGCCGTTCAGCTATGCAAAAGACGGTATCTCTTATACGTTTTCCATCGTGCCTGCGGCGCTGGGGAAAGATGATTCCGTTCGCCGCCTGAATCTGGTCGGATTGCTTGATGGCTACTTCCATCACGATGTTAAAACGGAAGGTGGCCAGCATCTGAACGTTAACGTGTTGAACCGCGAAATGCTGATGGATGCTATCGCGCATCCTGAAAATTATCCGACGCTGACCATTCGTGTTTCAGGCTATGCGGTGCGTTTCAACGCGCTGACCCGCGAACAGCAGCAGGATGTTATTTCCCGAACCTTCACGCAAACGCTGTAA
- the argO gene encoding arginine exporter ArgO, with translation MLSYYFQGIALGAALILPLGPQNAFVMNQGIRRQYHLMIASLCALSDIILICGGIFGGSAILMQSPWLLALVTWGGVAFLLWYGWGALRTALSSNLELASAEVLKQGRWKIVVTMLAVTWLNPHVYLDTFVVLGSLGGQLADDAKRWFALGTISASILWFYGLAILAAWLAPRLRTAKAQRIINGVVGIVMWFIAAQLARDGVQHIAALMG, from the coding sequence GTGTTATCTTATTATTTTCAGGGTATTGCATTGGGAGCCGCGTTAATTCTGCCGCTGGGGCCGCAAAATGCCTTCGTGATGAACCAGGGCATTCGTCGGCAGTACCATCTGATGATTGCTTCCCTGTGCGCGCTGAGCGACATCATTCTGATTTGTGGCGGGATTTTTGGCGGCAGCGCTATTCTGATGCAGTCTCCGTGGCTGCTGGCGCTGGTCACCTGGGGCGGCGTAGCATTTCTGCTGTGGTATGGCTGGGGCGCGCTGCGCACGGCGCTGAGCAGCAACCTGGAGCTGGCTTCGGCTGAAGTGTTAAAGCAGGGGCGCTGGAAAATCGTGGTCACCATGCTGGCGGTGACCTGGCTCAACCCGCACGTCTATCTGGACACCTTTGTGGTACTTGGCAGCCTGGGCGGACAGCTTGCGGATGATGCAAAACGCTGGTTTGCACTGGGAACCATTAGTGCCTCTATTCTCTGGTTTTACGGCCTGGCTATTCTTGCCGCCTGGCTGGCTCCTCGGCTGCGAACCGCAAAAGCACAGCGCATTATCAACGGCGTGGTTGGGATTGTGATGTGGTTTATTGCCGCTCAACTCGCCCGGGATGGGGTGCAGCACATCGCGGCGCTCATGGGCTAA
- the rpiA gene encoding ribose-5-phosphate isomerase RpiA produces MTQDELKKAVGWAALQYVQPGTIVGVGTGSTAAHFIDALGTIKHQIEGAVSSSDASTAKLKSLGIPVFDLNEVDSLGVYVDGADEINHQMQMIKGGGAALTREKIIASVADKFVCIADASKQVDILGNFPLPVEVIPMARSAVARELVKLGGRPEYRQGVVTDNGNIILDVHGLSIMEPMKLENIINGMPGVVTVGLFANRGADVALIGTADGVKTIVK; encoded by the coding sequence ATGACGCAGGATGAACTGAAAAAAGCAGTCGGATGGGCAGCACTCCAGTACGTGCAGCCGGGCACCATTGTGGGCGTGGGGACGGGCTCAACCGCCGCGCATTTTATTGATGCTTTGGGCACCATCAAACACCAGATTGAAGGTGCTGTTTCCAGCTCCGACGCTTCCACCGCGAAACTGAAAAGCCTTGGGATCCCCGTTTTCGATCTCAACGAGGTAGATTCATTAGGCGTTTACGTTGATGGTGCCGATGAGATCAACCACCAGATGCAGATGATAAAAGGCGGTGGTGCCGCGCTGACCCGCGAGAAAATCATTGCTTCCGTTGCCGACAAGTTTGTTTGCATCGCGGATGCCTCCAAGCAGGTTGATATTCTCGGTAACTTCCCGCTGCCAGTGGAAGTGATTCCTATGGCGCGCAGCGCCGTTGCGCGTGAACTGGTAAAACTGGGCGGTCGCCCGGAGTACCGTCAGGGCGTGGTCACGGACAACGGTAACATCATTCTGGATGTGCACGGTTTGAGCATCATGGAGCCGATGAAGCTGGAAAACATCATCAACGGTATGCCTGGCGTTGTTACCGTCGGCCTGTTTGCGAACCGTGGCGCGGATGTGGCGCTGATCGGCACCGCTGACGGCGTAAAAACCATCGTGAAATGA
- a CDS encoding oxidative stress defense protein encodes MKFKILALAALMGLGSVSVQAGELPNGPHVVTSGTASVDAVPDIATLAIEVNVSAKDAASAKKQADDRVAQYLTFLQKNGVEKKDINAANLRTQPEYDYLKDGKTQLKGYRAVRQVEVTLRQLDKMNELLDGALKSGLNEIRSVSLGVAHPEEYKDKARKEAINDATRQAKLLAEGFNNKLGPVYSVRYHVSNYQPAPMVRMMKADAAAPVSAQDTYDQQTIQFDDQVDVVFELQGAQTPAAPAQ; translated from the coding sequence GTGAAGTTTAAAATTTTAGCATTAGCCGCGTTAATGGGATTAGGTTCTGTTTCTGTACAGGCAGGCGAGTTGCCAAACGGGCCGCACGTGGTCACCTCCGGGACAGCCAGCGTCGATGCCGTACCTGATATCGCCACGCTCGCTATCGAAGTCAACGTGTCCGCTAAGGACGCCGCTTCTGCCAAAAAACAGGCCGACGATCGCGTGGCACAATACCTGACTTTCCTGCAGAAAAATGGCGTAGAGAAGAAGGATATCAATGCCGCTAACCTGCGCACACAGCCAGAATATGACTACCTGAAAGACGGTAAAACTCAGTTGAAAGGCTACCGTGCGGTACGCCAGGTGGAAGTCACCCTGCGTCAGCTGGATAAAATGAACGAGTTGCTGGATGGCGCGCTGAAATCTGGCCTGAACGAAATTCGTTCCGTGTCGCTGGGCGTTGCGCATCCGGAAGAGTACAAAGACAAAGCACGTAAAGAGGCGATTAACGACGCAACCCGTCAGGCGAAGCTGCTGGCCGAAGGCTTTAACAACAAGCTGGGCCCGGTTTACAGCGTGCGTTACCACGTTTCTAACTACCAGCCAGCACCGATGGTTCGCATGATGAAAGCGGATGCAGCTGCACCGGTTTCCGCTCAGGATACCTACGATCAGCAGACTATTCAGTTTGACGATCAGGTCGACGTGGTATTTGAACTGCAGGGCGCACAAACCCCGGCGGCCCCTGCTCAGTAA
- the serA gene encoding phosphoglycerate dehydrogenase yields the protein MAKVSLDKDRIKFLLVEGVHQKAVDSLRAAGYTNIEFHKGALDSEALKESIRDAHFIGLRSRTHLTEEIFAAAEKLVAVGCFCIGTNQVDLDAAAKRGIPVFNAPFSNTRSVAELVIGELLLLLRGIPEANAKAHRGVWNKLAVGSFEARGKKLGIIGYGHIGTQLGILAESLGMHVYFYDIENKLPLGNATQVQHLSDLLNMSDVVSLHVPENASTKNMIGANELALMKPGSLLINASRGTVVDIPALCGALSSKHLSGAAIDVFPTEPATNSDPFNSPLCEFDNVILTPHIGGSTQEAQENIGLEVAGKLAKYSDNGSTLSAVNFPEVSLPLHGGTTSRLLHIHENRPGILTALNQIFADQGINIAAQFLQTTPHMGYVVIDIDASEDVAEKALKSMKAIPGTIRARLLY from the coding sequence ATGGCAAAAGTATCACTGGATAAAGACAGAATTAAATTCCTGCTTGTGGAAGGCGTGCACCAGAAGGCGGTAGACAGCCTCCGTGCAGCGGGATACACCAACATTGAATTCCATAAAGGCGCGCTGGATTCCGAAGCGCTCAAAGAGTCGATCCGTGATGCTCACTTCATTGGCCTGCGTTCCCGCACCCATTTGACCGAAGAGATCTTTGCCGCGGCTGAAAAACTGGTCGCCGTGGGCTGTTTCTGCATCGGCACCAACCAGGTTGATCTGGATGCGGCGGCGAAGCGCGGTATCCCTGTGTTCAACGCCCCGTTCTCTAACACCCGTTCCGTTGCTGAACTGGTGATTGGTGAATTGCTGCTGCTGCTGCGCGGCATTCCTGAAGCTAACGCCAAAGCGCACCGTGGCGTGTGGAACAAGCTGGCGGTAGGCTCTTTTGAGGCCCGTGGTAAAAAGCTGGGCATCATTGGTTATGGCCACATCGGTACACAGCTGGGGATTCTGGCGGAATCTCTGGGGATGCACGTTTACTTCTACGACATCGAAAACAAGCTGCCGCTGGGCAATGCCACTCAGGTTCAGCATCTTTCCGACCTGCTGAACATGAGCGATGTGGTGAGTCTGCACGTGCCGGAAAACGCTTCTACCAAAAACATGATTGGCGCGAACGAACTGGCGCTGATGAAGCCGGGCTCACTGCTGATCAACGCCTCCCGTGGTACGGTGGTAGATATTCCTGCTCTATGTGGTGCGCTTTCCAGCAAGCATCTGTCTGGTGCGGCGATTGACGTATTCCCGACTGAGCCAGCTACCAACAGCGATCCGTTCAACTCCCCGCTGTGCGAGTTTGACAACGTGATCCTGACCCCGCACATCGGCGGTTCAACTCAGGAAGCGCAGGAAAACATCGGCCTGGAAGTGGCGGGCAAGCTGGCGAAATACTCCGATAACGGCTCAACGCTGTCTGCGGTTAACTTCCCGGAAGTTTCGCTGCCGCTGCACGGGGGCACAACCAGCCGTCTGCTGCATATTCATGAAAACCGCCCAGGGATCCTGACCGCGCTGAACCAGATCTTTGCCGATCAGGGTATCAACATTGCCGCTCAGTTCCTGCAGACTACGCCGCACATGGGTTACGTGGTAATTGATATTGATGCGTCGGAAGATGTGGCTGAGAAGGCGCTGAAGTCAATGAAAGCGATTCCGGGCACCATTCGCGCCCGTCTGCTGTACTGA
- the argP gene encoding DNA-binding transcriptional regulator ArgP, translating into MKRPDYRTLQALDAVIRERGFERAAQKLCITQSAVSQRIKQLETMFGQPLLVRTVPPRPTEQGQKLLALLRQVELLEEEWLGDEQTGSTPLLLSLAVNADSLATWLLPALAPVLADSPIRLNLQVEDETRTQERLRRGEVVGAVSIQPQPLPSCLVDRLGALDYLFVGSKDFAERYFPNGVTRSALLKAPAVAFDHLDDMHQAFLQQNFDLSPGSVPCHIVNSSEAFVQLARQGTTCCMIPHLQIERELNSGELIDLTPGLLQRRMLYWHRFAPESRMMRNVTDALLEYGHKVLRQDTE; encoded by the coding sequence ATGAAACGCCCGGACTACAGAACGCTGCAGGCGCTGGATGCGGTAATTCGTGAACGAGGATTTGAGCGTGCGGCGCAGAAGCTGTGCATTACTCAGTCGGCGGTGTCACAACGTATTAAGCAACTGGAAACGATGTTCGGCCAGCCATTGTTGGTGCGTACCGTGCCGCCCCGCCCTACCGAGCAGGGCCAAAAACTGCTGGCGCTTTTACGTCAGGTGGAACTGCTGGAGGAAGAGTGGTTGGGTGATGAGCAAACCGGCTCGACGCCGCTGCTGCTTTCGCTGGCCGTTAACGCCGACAGTCTGGCCACCTGGCTGCTGCCGGCCCTTGCACCGGTTCTGGCCGACTCTCCGATTCGCCTGAATCTTCAGGTTGAAGATGAAACCCGCACTCAGGAGCGCCTGCGTCGTGGGGAAGTGGTTGGCGCGGTGTCCATTCAGCCTCAGCCGCTGCCGAGCTGCCTTGTAGATCGCCTTGGCGCGCTGGACTACCTGTTTGTGGGTTCAAAAGATTTTGCCGAGCGTTATTTCCCGAATGGCGTCACGCGCTCTGCGCTGCTTAAAGCCCCCGCTGTTGCGTTCGACCATCTCGACGATATGCATCAGGCATTTTTACAGCAGAACTTTGACCTTTCTCCCGGCAGCGTACCGTGCCATATCGTCAACTCTTCAGAGGCCTTTGTGCAGCTGGCGCGTCAGGGCACAACATGCTGCATGATCCCGCACCTGCAAATTGAGCGCGAGTTAAATAGCGGGGAATTAATCGACCTGACGCCGGGCCTGCTGCAGCGTCGTATGCTTTACTGGCACCGCTTTGCGCCGGAAAGCCGCATGATGCGCAACGTGACGGATGCCTTGCTGGAGTACGGGCATAAGGTCTTGAGGCAGGACACGGAATAA
- the tdcC gene encoding threonine/serine transporter TdcC — translation MSNVETTLVGQKESSLWRKSDTTWTLGLFGTAIGAGVLFFPIRAGYGGLIPILIMLVLAYPIAFFCHRALARLCLSGSNPSGNITEVVEEHFGKTGGVVITFLYFFAICPLLWIYGVTITNTFMTFWENQLQLMPLNRGLVALFLLMLMAFVIFFGKDLMVKVMSWLVFPFIASLVIISLSLIPYWNSAVVDQVNLSEIALTGHDGILVTVWLGISIMVFSFNFSPIVSSFVVSKREEYEADFGKAYTEDKCSKIISRASMLMVGVVMFFAFSCLFTLSPQNMAEAKAQNIPVLSYLANHFSSLSGSKSTFATVLEYGASIIALVAIFKSFFGHYLGTLEGLNGLVLKFGYKSDKTKISEGKLNLISMVFIMGSTWVVAYANPNILDLIEAMGAPIIASLLCLLPMYAIRKVPALSKYKGRSENIFVTVIGLLTILNIVYKII, via the coding sequence ATGAGTAATGTAGAAACAACGCTTGTTGGTCAAAAAGAATCCTCCCTGTGGCGTAAGTCCGACACCACCTGGACTTTAGGTCTGTTCGGTACCGCCATTGGTGCGGGAGTGCTGTTTTTCCCGATTCGCGCGGGCTATGGTGGCCTGATACCTATCCTGATTATGTTGGTTTTAGCCTATCCCATCGCCTTTTTCTGCCACCGTGCGCTGGCGCGACTGTGTCTTTCCGGCAGCAATCCTTCGGGTAATATCACCGAAGTTGTCGAGGAGCATTTTGGTAAAACGGGTGGAGTTGTTATCACCTTCCTTTACTTCTTTGCGATTTGCCCGCTGCTGTGGATTTACGGCGTTACCATTACTAATACCTTCATGACCTTCTGGGAAAACCAGCTCCAGCTGATGCCGTTGAATCGTGGGCTGGTGGCCCTGTTCCTGCTGATGCTGATGGCCTTTGTCATCTTCTTTGGCAAGGATTTGATGGTGAAGGTGATGAGCTGGCTCGTGTTCCCGTTTATCGCCAGCCTGGTCATTATTTCCCTGTCGCTTATTCCCTACTGGAATTCAGCGGTTGTCGATCAGGTGAACCTGAGTGAAATCGCACTCACCGGCCATGACGGCATCCTGGTGACCGTGTGGCTCGGGATATCTATCATGGTGTTCTCCTTTAACTTCTCGCCGATTGTCTCTTCGTTTGTGGTGTCGAAGCGCGAAGAGTATGAAGCGGATTTCGGCAAAGCCTATACCGAAGACAAGTGCTCAAAAATCATCTCCCGTGCCAGCATGTTGATGGTTGGCGTGGTGATGTTCTTCGCCTTTAGCTGCCTGTTCACGCTGTCGCCACAGAATATGGCTGAAGCAAAAGCGCAGAACATTCCTGTGCTCTCCTATCTTGCGAACCACTTCTCTTCACTGTCTGGTTCTAAGTCTACTTTTGCCACGGTGCTGGAATATGGCGCGTCGATTATTGCCCTGGTCGCCATTTTCAAATCCTTCTTCGGCCACTATCTCGGTACCCTGGAAGGGCTGAATGGTCTGGTGCTGAAGTTTGGCTATAAGAGTGACAAAACGAAGATTTCCGAGGGCAAACTTAATCTGATCAGCATGGTGTTTATCATGGGGTCAACCTGGGTTGTGGCCTACGCCAACCCTAATATTCTTGACCTGATTGAAGCGATGGGCGCCCCGATTATTGCCTCTCTGCTTTGCCTGCTGCCGATGTACGCAATTCGCAAAGTGCCGGCGTTGAGCAAATACAAAGGCAGAAGCGAAAATATCTTTGTTACCGTGATCGGCTTACTGACGATCCTCAATATCGTATACAAAATTATTTAA
- a CDS encoding small-conductance mechanosensitive channel MscS, with protein MEDLNVVDSIHNAGGWLVRNQELLLSYAVNIVAAVAILIAGMIVARLVSGAVNRLMLARSIDSTVADFLSALVRYGIIAFTLIAALSRVGVQTASVIAVLGAAGLAVGLALQGSLSNLAAGVLLVTFRPFRTGEYVDLGGIAGTVLNVQIFSTTLRTVDGKIVVVPNGKIIAGNIINFSREPARRNEFIIGVAYDADIDQVKQILTDIITSDERVLKDRDITVRLNELGPSSVNFVVRAWSKSGDLQNVYWDVLERIKKALDANGIGIPYPQMDVHVRQIKDSDNA; from the coding sequence ATGGAAGATCTCAACGTAGTAGACAGTATTCATAATGCGGGAGGCTGGCTGGTGCGCAATCAGGAGCTTCTCCTGAGCTATGCGGTAAACATCGTCGCCGCCGTGGCCATTTTGATCGCCGGGATGATCGTTGCCCGTCTGGTCTCTGGGGCCGTTAATCGCCTGATGCTGGCTCGCAGCATCGACAGCACCGTCGCTGATTTCCTTTCTGCGCTGGTGCGCTATGGGATTATTGCCTTCACGCTGATTGCGGCCCTGAGCCGCGTCGGGGTGCAGACCGCTTCGGTGATCGCCGTGCTGGGTGCCGCAGGTCTGGCCGTTGGTCTGGCGCTGCAGGGTTCTCTGTCCAACCTGGCCGCAGGCGTACTGTTGGTCACCTTCCGCCCATTCCGTACCGGGGAATATGTCGATCTCGGCGGCATCGCGGGCACCGTGCTGAACGTGCAAATCTTCTCCACCACGCTGCGTACCGTGGATGGCAAAATCGTGGTTGTACCGAACGGGAAAATTATTGCCGGCAATATCATTAACTTTTCCCGCGAACCTGCCCGCCGCAACGAATTCATCATCGGCGTGGCCTACGATGCGGACATCGATCAAGTTAAGCAGATCCTGACTGACATCATCACCAGCGACGAGCGCGTGCTGAAGGATCGCGACATCACCGTGCGCCTGAACGAGCTTGGCCCTTCATCCGTCAACTTTGTGGTGCGGGCATGGAGCAAAAGCGGTGACCTGCAAAACGTTTACTGGGACGTGCTGGAACGCATCAAGAAAGCCCTTGATGCCAACGGCATCGGCATTCCTTATCCGCAGATGGACGTTCACGTTCGCCAGATTAAAGACTCTGATAACGCATAA